The Streptomyces taklimakanensis nucleotide sequence ATCCTCGAGGTCAAGAACCCGGAGACGGACGCCCAGCTGGTGGCCCAGGCCGTCGCCGAGCAGCTGTCCTCCCGCGTCTCCTTCCGCCGTGCGATGCGCAAGTCGATGCAGAGCACGATGAAGGCCGGCGCCAAGGGCATCAAGATCCAGTGCGGTGGCCGTCTCGGCGGCGCCGAGATGTCCCGCTCGGAGTTCTACCGCGAGGGCCGCGTTCCCCTGCACACCCTGCGCGCCAACGTCGACTACGGCTTCTTTGAGGCCAAGACGACCTTCGGCCGGATCGGTGTGAAGGTCTGGATCTACAAGGGCGACGTCAAGAACATCGCCGAGGTCCGCGCCGAGAACGCCGCCGCCCGCGCCGGCAACCGCCCGTCGCGCGGTGGTGACCGCCCGCGTCGTGGCGAGCGCCGTGGCCGCAAGCCGCAGCAGGACCGGACCGAGGCTCCCAAGGCCGAGGGCACCGCTGCCGCTCCGGCCGCCGAGAGCACCGGCTCTGCCGGGAAGGAGGCCTGACCGTCATGCTGATCCCCCGCAGGGTCAAGCACCGCAAGCAGCACCACCCCAAGCGCAAGGGCATGGCCAAGGGTGGCACCGAGGTTGCTTTCGGCGAGTACGGCATCCAGGCCGTCACCGGCGCCTACGTGACGAACCGGCAGATCGAGGCCGCTCGTATCTCCATGACCCGTCACATCAAGCGTGGCGGCAAGGTGTGGATCAACATCTACCCGGACCGTCCGCTGACCAAGAAGCCCGCCGAGACCCGCATGGGTTCCGGTAAGGGTTCGCCGGAGTGGTGGGTCGCGAACGTCAAGCCCGGTCGGGTGATGTTCGAGCTGTCCTACCCGAACGAGAAGATTGCTCGTGAGGCGCTTACCCGCGCTGCTCACAAGCTTCCGATGAAGTGCCGGATCGTGCGGCGCGAGGCAGGTGAGTCGTGATGGCGGCCGGTACCAAGGCGAGCGAGCTGCGCGAGCTGAGCGACGACGAACTCGTCGTGAAGCTGCGCGAGGCCAAGGAGGAGCTGTTCAAGCTCCGTTTCCAGGCGGCGACCGGACAGCTGGAGAACAACGGTCGGCTGAAGGCCGTCCGCAAGGACATCGCCCGGATCTACACCCTGATGCGTGAGCGCGAGCTCGGCATCGAGACGGTGGAGAGCGCCTGATGAGCGAGACGAATGTGACTGAGACTGCACAGCAGAACCGCGGCTTCCGCAAGACCCGTGAGGGTCTGGTCGTCAGCGACAAGATGGACAAGACCGTTGTCGTCGCCGTCGAGGACCGCGTCAAGCACGCCCTGTACGGCAAGGTCATCCGCCGTACGAACAAGCTCAAGGCGCACGACGAGCAGAACGCCGCGGGTGTCGGCGACCGCGTCCTCCTGATGGAGACCCGGCCGCTGTCCGCGACGAAGCGCTGGCGCGTCGTCGAGATCCTCGAGAAGGCCAAGTAATCCCCGAGATCCCTCCTCGGGACGAGTTCCGCCAGGCTTGGTGAGGTGCGTGTGTCCGCACACGCACCCACCGGGAACCGGCAGACGATCAGGAGATAGACGTGATCCAGCAGGAGTCGCGACTGCGTGTCGCCGACAACACGGGAGCGAAGGAGATCCTTTGCATCCGTGTTCTCGGTGGCTCCGGCCGCCGCTACGCGGGTATCGGTGACGTCATCGTCGCCACCGTCAAGGACGCGATCCCCGGTGGCAACGTGAAGAAGGGCGACGTCGTCAAGGCCGTCGTCGTGCGCACCGTCAAGGAGCGCCGCCGCCCCGACGGCTCGTACATCCGCTTCGACGAGAACGCCGCCGTCATTCTGAAGAACGACGGCGACCCCCGCGGCACCCGAATCTTCGGCCCGGTCGGCCGTGAGCTGCGCGAGAAGAAGTTCATGAAGATCATCTCCCTCGCGCCGGAGGTGCTGTAACCGATGAAGATCAAGAAGGGCGACCTGGTCCAGGTCATCACCGGCAAGGACAAGGGCAAGCAGGGCAAGGTCATCGCGGCCTTCCCCCGCGAGGACCGCGTCCTGGTCGAGGGTGTCAACCGGGTCAAGAAGCACACCAAGGCCGGCCAGACCGCTCGCGGTTCGAAGACCGGCGGCATCGTGACGACCGAGGCCCCCATCCACGTGAGCAACGTTCAGCTCGTCGTGGAGAAGGACGGCAAGAAGGTCGTCACCCGCGTCGGTTACCGCTTCGACGAGGACGGCAACAAGATCCGCGTTGCCAAGCGGACCGGTGAGGACATCTGATGACTACCGCCACGAACGTGCAGCCGCGTCTGAAGGCGCGCTACCGCGAGGAGATCGTGGGCAAGCTGCGTGACGAATTCAAGTACGAGAACGTCATGCAGATCCCCGGTCTGACCAAGATCGTGGTCAACATGGGTGTGGGCGAGGCCGCCCGCGACTCCAAGCTGATCGAGGGCGCCATCCGCGACCTCGCCACGATCACCGGCCAGAAGCCGGCCGTGACCAAGGCCCGGAAGTCCATCGCGCAGTTCAAGCTGCGCGAGGGTCAGCCGATCGGTGCCCACGTCACCCTCCGGGGTGACCGGATGTGGGAGTTCCTGGACCGCCTGCTGTCGCTCGCGCTGCCGCGCATCCGCGACTTCCGCGGTCTGTCGCCGAAGCAGTTCGACGGCAGGGGCAACTACACCTTCGGTCTCACGGAGCAGGTCATGTTCCACGAGATCGACCAGGACAAGATCGACCGGGTCCGGGGCATGGACATCACCGTGGTCACCACGGCGAACACCGACGAGGAGGGTCGCGCCCTGCTGCGTCACCTCGGATTCCCCTTCAAGGAGGCGTGAGCCGTGGCGAAGAAGGCTCTGATTGCCAAGGCCGCCCGCAAGCCGAAGTTCGCGGTACGCGCGTACACGCGGTGCCAGCGCTGCGGCCGACCCCACTCCGTCTACCGCAAGTTCGGCCTGTGCCGTGTGTGCCTCCGCGAGATGGCGCACCGCGGCGAGCTGCCGGGCGTCACCAAGAGCTCCTGGTAAGTCCGCGCGAGCGGACTTCAGGGAACTCTCGGTAAGAGCATCCTGGCCGGCGAACGCCCTTCCCGCGTGCCCTAGGCTTGTGGGTTGGGCGCTCGCCGCCCATGACCGTCTTACTACGCCGTAGGTCCCCGCACCGCACCCGTCCCGTCGTGTCCGCGTCCCGGCCCAAGTCCGAGGACGAGGACGCGGACGGGGAGAGGGACGGAGCAGACAGGAAACCCCGGCGAGAGAGGCCGAAGGCCATCACATGACCATGACCGATCCGATCGCAGACATGCTGACGCGTCTGCGAAACGCGAACTCGGCGTACCACGACACCGTCGTGATGCCGCACAGCAAGATCAAGTCGCACATCGCGGAGATCCTCCAGCAGGAGGGTTACATCACCGGCTGGAAGGTCGAGGACGCCCAGGTGGGCAAGAACCTCGTCCTGGAGCTGAAGTTCGGGCCGAACCGCGAGCGCTCGATCGCCGGCATCAAGCGCATCAGCAAGCCGGGTCTGCGGGTCTACGCAAAGTCCACCAACCTGCCGAAGGTGCTCGGCGGCCTGGGAGTGGCGATCATCTCCACCTCCCACGGGCTCCTCACCGACAAGCAGGCTCAGAAGAAGGGCGTGGGTGGGGAAGTCCTCGCCTACGTCTGGTAACGGAAGGGAACGGAGGTAAAGCTCATGTCGCGTATCGGCAAGCTCCCCATCCAGGTTCCCGCCGGTGTGGACGTCACCATCGATGGCCGGACGGTCAACGTGAAGGGCCCCAAGGGCGCCCTTTCGCACACCGTCGCCGCGCCCATCGAGGTCGCCAAGGGTGAGGACGGCGTCATCAACGTCACCCGCCCGAACGACGAGAGCCGGAACAAGGCCCTGCACGGTCTGTCCCGCACGCTGGTGGCGAACATGATCACTGGCGTGACCCAGGGCTACAGCAAGCAGCTCGAGATCAGCGGTGTCGGTTACCGCGTCCAGGCCAAGGGCTCCGACCTGGAGTTCTCCCTGGGATACAGCCACCCGATCACGGTGAAGGCGCCGGAGGGCATCTCCTTCAAGGTGGAGTCCCCGACCAAGCTGAGCGTCGAGGGCATCGACAAGCAGAAGGTCGGCGAGGTCGCCGCGAACATCCGCAAGCTGCGCAGGCCCGACCCCTACAAGGCCAAGGGCGTGAAGTACGCGGGCGAGGTCATCCGCCGCAAGGTCGGAAAGGCTGGTAAGTAAGCCATGGCATACGGTGTGAAGATCGCCAAGGGCAGTGCGCGCAAGGCCGCCGCTGTCAAGCGGCGCCACATCCGCGTCCGCAAGAAGGTGTCGGGCACCCCCGAGCGTCCGCGCCTGGTGGTGACGCGCTCCAACCGTCACATGGTGGCGCAGGTCGTCGACGACATCGCGGGTCACACGCTGGCCTCCGCGTCGACGCTGGACAGCTCCATCCGTGGCGGCGAGGGCGACAAGACCACGCTGGCCAAGCAGGTCGGCGCCCTGGTCGCCGAGCGTGCCAAGGCCGCGGGCATCGAGGCCGTCGTGTTCGACCGCGGTGGCAACAAGTACGCCGGGCGGATCGCCGCCCTGGCCGACGCCGCCCGCGAGGCCGGGCTCAAGTTCTGAGCCGGTCCCCACGCAAGCGGACGCATAGAGAGAGGTAATTCCAATGGCTGGACCCCAGCGCCGCGGTGGCGGCGCCGGTGGCGGCGAGCGGCGGGACCGACGGGACCGGCGGGACGGTGGCGCGGCCGCCGAGAAGACCGCGTACGTCGAGCGGGTCGTCGCGATCAACCGCGTCGCCAAGGTTGTGAAGGGTGGTCGTCGCTTCAGCTTCACCGCGCTGGTCGTGGTGGGCGACGGTGACGGCACCGTGGGTGTCGGTTACGGCAAGGCCAAGGAGGTGCCGGCCGCCATCGCCAAGGGTGTGGAGGAGGCCAAGAAGCACTTCTTCAAGGTCCCCCGGATCCAGGGCACCATCCCGCACCCGATCCAGGGTGAGGAGGCCGCGGGTGTCGTCCTGCTCAAGCCGGCCTCGCCCGGTACCGGTGTGATCGCCGGTGGCCCGGTGCGCGCCGTGCTGGAGTGCGCGGGCATCCACGACGTGCTGAGCAAGTCGCTGGGCTCGTCGAACCCCATCAACATCGTGCACGCCACGGTGGCCGCTCTGCGGGGCCTGCAGCGCCCCGAGGAGATCGCCGCCCGCCGTGGCCTGCCGCTGGAGGACGTGGCTCCCGCCGCTCTGCTGCGGGCCCGGGCTGGGGTGAGCGCCTGATGGCTCGCCTGAAGGTCACCCAGACCAAGTCCTACATCGGCAGCAAGCAGAACCACCGTGACACCCTGCGTTCCCTCGGCCTGCGCCGGGTGAACGACACGGTCGTCAAGGAGGACCGTCCCGAGATCCGCGGCATGGTGCAGACCGTCCGCCACCTCGTGACGGTCGAGGAGGTCGACTGACATGGCGGAGCAGAAGCCGCTGAAGGTCCACAACCTCCGGCCGGCCCCGGGCGCCAAGACCGCCAAGACCCGTGTCGGTCGTGGTGAGGCGTCCAAGGGCAAGACCGCGGGACGTGGCACCAAGGGCACCAAGGCCCGCTACCAGGTTCCGGAGGCCTTCGAGGGCGGGCAGATGCCGCTGCACATGCGGCTGCCCAAGCTGAAGGGCTTCAAGAACCCCTTCCGCACCGAGTACCAGGTCGTCAACCTGGACAAGCTGGCGGCCCTGTACCCCGAGGGTGGCGAGGTCACCGTCGAGGACCTGGTCGCCAAGGGCGCGGTGCGCAAGAACCAGCTCGTGAAGGTCCTGGGCAACGGGGAGATCTCCGTGGCGCTGCAGGTGACCGTCGACAAGGTCTCCGGCTCCGCCAAGGAGAAGATCACCGCGGCCGGTGGCACCGTCACCGAGCTCGTCTGATCGGAGCGGCCGGCAGGCCGCACCACGAAGGGCCGGGCGTCCCCGTCGAAGGGGGCCCGGCCCTTCGCCCTTCCTCCCCGCCGGCCGTCGCCGGGCCGAGGTCCCCGGTGCCGTGGAGCGTCCCGAGCTCCTCCGGGGACGTCCTCGGGGTCCGTCGAGGCCCGACTTCTCGGATGCGACCGGGAGCGGTCGGGGCGCGGGCATGGCCGAAAAGCGACGCCCCGAATCGAACGCCCGACCGCCCGTCACGGACGGACGAGTGGTCCCGGATCCGGGAGCCGTCGGTGACCGGCGCCTTTCCCACCGCCCCGACCCGCCCCGGTGGTCCCCACCGGGAAGGGACGGCGGGGACGCGTACGGGTGTCCCCGCGGAAGGGGAACGGAGCGTGGGAATCCGGCCTCCGGGCCCGTTACGCCGGCGGTCGGAGTAGTCCCGGTACGTAGTTCCGTGTCACGGCCGTCGCCTGTAGGGTGGCCAGCGCTGTTACTCTCCCTGGAGGTCTGCCCTCGGCAGGCCCCCACCCACGTATCCGATCCTTCAACATATCGTCACCTTCCGCGCGATGCGGGAGACGCAGGAGGTACCGTGCTCAGCGCGTTCGCTCGGGCTTTCCAGACGCCCGACCTCCGCAAGAAGCTGCTGTTCACGCTGGGCATCATGGTGCTCTTCCGGCTGGGAGCCCACATCCCGGTCCCGGGAGTCAGCTACCAGAACGTCCAGGTTTGCGTCAAAGAGGCCCAGGGCGGGCAGTCCGACCTTTTCGGCCTGGTGAACATGTTCAGCGGTGGCGCGCTGCTGCAGTTGACCATCTTCGCGCTCGGGATCATGCCGTACATCACGGCGAGCATCATCCTGCAGCTGCTGGTGGTGGTCATTCCCAGGCTGGAGGCCCTCAAGAAGGAGGGACAGTCCGGTCAGGCGAAGATCACGCAGTACACCCGTTACCTCACCGTGGCGCTCGGCGTCCTCCAGGCCACCGGTCTGGTGGCGACGGCCCGCAGTGGCAGCCTCTTCGCGCAGTGCAGTGTCCGTGACCAGATCATCCCGGACGACTCGATCTTCACCACCATCAACATGGTGATCGTGATGACCGCCGGCACCACGCTGATCATGTGGCTGGGCGAGTTGATCACCGACCGCGGCATCGGCAACGGCATGTCGATCCTGATGTTCGTCTCGATCGCGGCGGGCTTCCCCGGCTCCCTGTGGGCCATCAAGCAGCAGGGCGACCTGGCGGACGGTTGGATCGAGTTCGGCATCGTGGTCCTGTGCGGCCTGGCGATCGTCGCGCTCGTGGTCTTCGTCGAGCAGGCGCAGCGCCGCATCCCGGTGCAGTACGCCAAGCGCATGATCGGGCGCCGCTCCTACGGCGGCACCTCCACCTACATTCCGCTCAAGGTCAACCAGGCGGGTGTGATCCCCGTGATCTTCGCCTCGTCGCTGCTCTACATCCCGGCGCTGATCGTCCAGTTCAGCAATTCCCAGGCGGGTTGGGCGGACTGGGTCAGGAACAACCTGCAGGCGCAGGACGCGCCGATCTACCTGGTCACGTACTTCGTCCTGATCGTCTTCTTCGCCTTCTTCTACGTCGCCATCTCCTTCAACCCCGAAGAAGTGGCCGACAACATGAAGAAGTATGGTGGGTTCATCCCGGGCATCCGGGCCGGTCGCCCCACCGCGGAGTACCTGAGCTACGTGCTGAACCGCATCACGTGGCCCGGTTCGCTCTACCTGGGACTGATCGCCATGGTGCCCACCGTCGCGCTGGTGATGTTCAACGCGGATCAGAACTTCCCGTTCGGCGGGACCAGCATCCTGATCATCGTGGGTGTCGGTCTGGAGACCGTGAAGCAGATCGAGAGCCAGCTTCAGCAGCGCCATTACGAAGGGTTCCTCCGCTGATGCGAATCGTCCTCGTCGGACCGCCTGGCGCGGGCAAGGGCACGCAGGCCGCGTACCTGGCCGAGAACCTGTCCATCCCGCACATCTCCACGGGCGACCTCTTCCGTGCCAACATCGGCCAGGGCACCCGGCTCGGGCAGAAGGCGCAGGAGTACATGCGGGCCGGACAGCTCGTACCCGACGAGATCACGATCGGCATGGCCAAGGACCGCATGGAGCAGCCGGACGCCGCCGAGGGGTTCCTCCTGGACGGCTTCCCGCGGAACATCGCCCAGGCGGAGGCGCTGGACGGCATCCTGAGCGAGGCCGGCACGGCACTCAACGCGGTGCTGGACCTGGAGGTCCCCGAGGACGAGGTCGTGAAGCGGATCGCCGGACGGCGGATGTGCCGCAACGACAGCGGCCACATCTTCCACGTCCAGTACAACCCTCCGAAGACCGAGGGCGTCTGCGACGTCTGCGGCGGCGAGCTCTACCAGCGCGAGGACGACCACGAGGACACCGTCCGCAAGCGGCTGGAGGTCTACCACACCGAGACCGAGCCGATCATCGACTACTACAAGGCCCAGGGCCTGGTCGTGACGATCTCGGCGCTCGGCAAGGTGGCGGAGGTCACCCAGCGCGCCATGGAGGCGCTCGGGCGCGGCCCCGAGGCGTCTCGCGCGTAGCGCGCGGGGCCCGACGGGGCCCCGAAGAGGAACGGCGAGAAGGCCGCGGTGCCCCCACGGGCCCCGCGGCCGTATCGTGTAGGGAACGGCCCGGCGGTACGGCGATCGTGTGGCACCGCGGTACCGGGTCGGGCGTACGTTGTCGTGTGAACCGCAAGCTGGAAGGCGTCGGCCGTCATGGTGGAGATCAAGACCCCCGAGCAGATCGCGAAGATGCGCGCGGCCGGGCTGGTCGTCGCCGCGATGCACGCGGCGTGCCGCAAGGCGGCGGTGCCCGGCGCGACGACCAAGGACCTGGACGAGGTCGCCGCGAAGGTCCTCGCCGACCACGGCGCCAAGCCGAACTTCCTCGGCTACGGCGGTTTCCCCGGCAACATCTGCACCTCGGTCAACGACGTCGTCGTCCACGGCATCCCGAACCGGGAGACGGTCCTGGAGTCCGGCGACATCATCTCCATCGACGCCGGCGCGATCGTCGACGGCTGGCACGGCGACGCGGCGATCACCGTCTTCGTCGGCGAGGGGCACGCGCCCGAGCTCCACGAGCTGAGCCGGGTCACGGAGGAGTCGATGTGGGCCGGCATCGCCGCCATGCGCAAGGGCAACCGCCTGGTGGACGTCTCCAAGGCGATCGAGGGCTACATCCGCCGACAGCCGCGTCCGGCCTCCGGCCGCTACGGGATCATCGAGGACTACGGCGGCCACGGCATCGGCAGCCAGATGCACATGGACCCGCACCTGTTGAACTACGTCGACCGCCGGCGCGGCCGCGGCCCGAAGCTGGTGCCGGGCATGTGCCTGGCGATCGAGCCGATGGTCAGCCTGGGCACCGCCAGGACGCACGTCCTGGAGGACGAGTGGACGGTCAAGACGGACGACGGCTCCTGGGCGTGCCACTGGGAGCACTCCGTGGCGTTGACGGAAGAGGGCCCGCTGGTGCTCACCGCGCCGGACGGCGGCAGGGCCAAGCTGGCCGAGTACGGGATCACCGCCGCCCCCGACCCGCTGGACTGAGGGCGGACGGCGGACCGGCCGGCCCGCCTCCCGGCTCCGTTGCCGGCCCCTCGTACGCCGTCACGCCCAAGCGGGACATCCCTCCGGAACCGCATAAGAGTCCCCCGGACTGGGCATACATCCCCGATTAGTTTTTCGCCGGAGCCTGACGTAGACTGGCTCGTCGGTCCATGTGTGCCTGCGCGCACCCACGGGCTGATCCAGGTAGCCGATCCCGGAAGGTGAAGCGCTCAAGCATGGCCAAAAAACAAGGGGCCATCGAGATCGAGGGCACCGTCGTCGAGTCTCTCCCGAACGCGATGTTCAAGGTGGAGCTCCAGAACGGGCACCAGGTCCTCGCGCACATCAGCGGCAAGATGCGGATGCACTACATCCGTATCCTTCCCGACGACCGTGTCGTGGTGGAGCTGTCTCCCTACGACCTGACGCGCGGGCGGATCGTCTACCGCTACAAGTAGATCTCGCCTCCCCCCACTCCCCGTGGGGCGGTGGCCTGACCCGGAGAACCTCACATCCCATGAAGGTCAAGCCGAGCGTCAAGAAGATCTGCGACAAGTGCAAGGTGATCCGCCGCCACGGCCGGGTCATGGTCATCTGCGAC carries:
- a CDS encoding type Z 30S ribosomal protein S14 is translated as MAKKALIAKAARKPKFAVRAYTRCQRCGRPHSVYRKFGLCRVCLREMAHRGELPGVTKSSW
- the rpmJ gene encoding 50S ribosomal protein L36, with protein sequence MKVKPSVKKICDKCKVIRRHGRVMVICDNLRHKQRQG
- the rpsC gene encoding 30S ribosomal protein S3; translated protein: MGQKVNPHGFRLGITTDFKSRWYADKLYKDYIKEDVEIRRLLTQGMERAGISKVEIERTRDRVRVDVHTARPGIVIGRRGAEAERIRGRLEKLTGKQIQFNILEVKNPETDAQLVAQAVAEQLSSRVSFRRAMRKSMQSTMKAGAKGIKIQCGGRLGGAEMSRSEFYREGRVPLHTLRANVDYGFFEAKTTFGRIGVKVWIYKGDVKNIAEVRAENAAARAGNRPSRGGDRPRRGERRGRKPQQDRTEAPKAEGTAAAPAAESTGSAGKEA
- the rpsE gene encoding 30S ribosomal protein S5, which codes for MAGPQRRGGGAGGGERRDRRDRRDGGAAAEKTAYVERVVAINRVAKVVKGGRRFSFTALVVVGDGDGTVGVGYGKAKEVPAAIAKGVEEAKKHFFKVPRIQGTIPHPIQGEEAAGVVLLKPASPGTGVIAGGPVRAVLECAGIHDVLSKSLGSSNPINIVHATVAALRGLQRPEEIAARRGLPLEDVAPAALLRARAGVSA
- the rpmC gene encoding 50S ribosomal protein L29, producing the protein MAAGTKASELRELSDDELVVKLREAKEELFKLRFQAATGQLENNGRLKAVRKDIARIYTLMRERELGIETVESA
- the rplP gene encoding 50S ribosomal protein L16 — protein: MLIPRRVKHRKQHHPKRKGMAKGGTEVAFGEYGIQAVTGAYVTNRQIEAARISMTRHIKRGGKVWINIYPDRPLTKKPAETRMGSGKGSPEWWVANVKPGRVMFELSYPNEKIAREALTRAAHKLPMKCRIVRREAGES
- the rplX gene encoding 50S ribosomal protein L24 gives rise to the protein MKIKKGDLVQVITGKDKGKQGKVIAAFPREDRVLVEGVNRVKKHTKAGQTARGSKTGGIVTTEAPIHVSNVQLVVEKDGKKVVTRVGYRFDEDGNKIRVAKRTGEDI
- the rplR gene encoding 50S ribosomal protein L18, with the translated sequence MAYGVKIAKGSARKAAAVKRRHIRVRKKVSGTPERPRLVVTRSNRHMVAQVVDDIAGHTLASASTLDSSIRGGEGDKTTLAKQVGALVAERAKAAGIEAVVFDRGGNKYAGRIAALADAAREAGLKF
- the rplO gene encoding 50S ribosomal protein L15; the protein is MAEQKPLKVHNLRPAPGAKTAKTRVGRGEASKGKTAGRGTKGTKARYQVPEAFEGGQMPLHMRLPKLKGFKNPFRTEYQVVNLDKLAALYPEGGEVTVEDLVAKGAVRKNQLVKVLGNGEISVALQVTVDKVSGSAKEKITAAGGTVTELV
- the map gene encoding type I methionyl aminopeptidase; amino-acid sequence: MVEIKTPEQIAKMRAAGLVVAAMHAACRKAAVPGATTKDLDEVAAKVLADHGAKPNFLGYGGFPGNICTSVNDVVVHGIPNRETVLESGDIISIDAGAIVDGWHGDAAITVFVGEGHAPELHELSRVTEESMWAGIAAMRKGNRLVDVSKAIEGYIRRQPRPASGRYGIIEDYGGHGIGSQMHMDPHLLNYVDRRRGRGPKLVPGMCLAIEPMVSLGTARTHVLEDEWTVKTDDGSWACHWEHSVALTEEGPLVLTAPDGGRAKLAEYGITAAPDPLD
- the rplE gene encoding 50S ribosomal protein L5 produces the protein MTTATNVQPRLKARYREEIVGKLRDEFKYENVMQIPGLTKIVVNMGVGEAARDSKLIEGAIRDLATITGQKPAVTKARKSIAQFKLREGQPIGAHVTLRGDRMWEFLDRLLSLALPRIRDFRGLSPKQFDGRGNYTFGLTEQVMFHEIDQDKIDRVRGMDITVVTTANTDEEGRALLRHLGFPFKEA
- the infA gene encoding translation initiation factor IF-1; translated protein: MAKKQGAIEIEGTVVESLPNAMFKVELQNGHQVLAHISGKMRMHYIRILPDDRVVVELSPYDLTRGRIVYRYK
- the rplF gene encoding 50S ribosomal protein L6; this translates as MSRIGKLPIQVPAGVDVTIDGRTVNVKGPKGALSHTVAAPIEVAKGEDGVINVTRPNDESRNKALHGLSRTLVANMITGVTQGYSKQLEISGVGYRVQAKGSDLEFSLGYSHPITVKAPEGISFKVESPTKLSVEGIDKQKVGEVAANIRKLRRPDPYKAKGVKYAGEVIRRKVGKAGK
- the rpsH gene encoding 30S ribosomal protein S8; this encodes MTMTDPIADMLTRLRNANSAYHDTVVMPHSKIKSHIAEILQQEGYITGWKVEDAQVGKNLVLELKFGPNRERSIAGIKRISKPGLRVYAKSTNLPKVLGGLGVAIISTSHGLLTDKQAQKKGVGGEVLAYVW
- the rplN gene encoding 50S ribosomal protein L14; its protein translation is MIQQESRLRVADNTGAKEILCIRVLGGSGRRYAGIGDVIVATVKDAIPGGNVKKGDVVKAVVVRTVKERRRPDGSYIRFDENAAVILKNDGDPRGTRIFGPVGRELREKKFMKIISLAPEVL
- the rpmD gene encoding 50S ribosomal protein L30 yields the protein MARLKVTQTKSYIGSKQNHRDTLRSLGLRRVNDTVVKEDRPEIRGMVQTVRHLVTVEEVD
- the rpsQ gene encoding 30S ribosomal protein S17, yielding MSETNVTETAQQNRGFRKTREGLVVSDKMDKTVVVAVEDRVKHALYGKVIRRTNKLKAHDEQNAAGVGDRVLLMETRPLSATKRWRVVEILEKAK
- the secY gene encoding preprotein translocase subunit SecY, yielding MLSAFARAFQTPDLRKKLLFTLGIMVLFRLGAHIPVPGVSYQNVQVCVKEAQGGQSDLFGLVNMFSGGALLQLTIFALGIMPYITASIILQLLVVVIPRLEALKKEGQSGQAKITQYTRYLTVALGVLQATGLVATARSGSLFAQCSVRDQIIPDDSIFTTINMVIVMTAGTTLIMWLGELITDRGIGNGMSILMFVSIAAGFPGSLWAIKQQGDLADGWIEFGIVVLCGLAIVALVVFVEQAQRRIPVQYAKRMIGRRSYGGTSTYIPLKVNQAGVIPVIFASSLLYIPALIVQFSNSQAGWADWVRNNLQAQDAPIYLVTYFVLIVFFAFFYVAISFNPEEVADNMKKYGGFIPGIRAGRPTAEYLSYVLNRITWPGSLYLGLIAMVPTVALVMFNADQNFPFGGTSILIIVGVGLETVKQIESQLQQRHYEGFLR
- a CDS encoding adenylate kinase, whose amino-acid sequence is MRIVLVGPPGAGKGTQAAYLAENLSIPHISTGDLFRANIGQGTRLGQKAQEYMRAGQLVPDEITIGMAKDRMEQPDAAEGFLLDGFPRNIAQAEALDGILSEAGTALNAVLDLEVPEDEVVKRIAGRRMCRNDSGHIFHVQYNPPKTEGVCDVCGGELYQREDDHEDTVRKRLEVYHTETEPIIDYYKAQGLVVTISALGKVAEVTQRAMEALGRGPEASRA